Sequence from the Neosynechococcus sphagnicola sy1 genome:
GGAAGAGCATCCCGAAGTGCTTGAGCAGGTGGACGTATGATGGGTAGATGCAGGGGATAGGGGGGATAAGTTTGCCCTCGTCGTGGGGTTGATGCTGCAAGCTCGGGTGGAGGGGATGCAAAGGCTCACCGAGCACTTTGAGCTGTTGCCCAAGCGCTGGGTGGTGGAGCGGACATTTGGATGGCTCAATTGGTTTCGGCGGCTGAGCAAAGATTATGAGCGGTTGCCGGAAATGAGTGAGACTGCCATTTATGCGGCAATGACGCGGATTATGCTGCGACGATTAACCGCCTAAAGATTTACTTTATAAATAGCCTCTGAGATGTGTCAGGCAGTCATCTTGAGGGGCATTAGGAAATTTTTCCTTCGGATCGCACTCCCATTTTTTGTCAACGCTGCAAGCAGCGGGGAATTTACCCGTTCCAGAGTAAAGTGATCAAAATCGATTAAGTGGAAAATTAATAGGTTTGATTAGAGTTCCACTTGCACAGATTCGATAGTTTGACTGATAGGAAAACCCATGATTGCTCAAATTTTGTATCGTATTTAATCAATTAGCCCACGAAATAAAACACCCGTCTAGAAAACTACAAATAGAAACAGAGTTGTTAACGCGACTTCAGGTAAGCAGCTCTCAAAGTCAACAGATTAAATCAGGAGAGCATCATGGGTCTAGATGATAGAGCTAAGGCAACCGCCCAAAATATCGAAGGTAAAATCCAAGAAGCAGCAGGAGATCTGACAGGAGATCCCAAAGCACAAGCAGAAGGTAAGGCAAAACAGGCAGAGGCAAAAGTTCACCATACTGTCGAAGACGTGAAAGATGAAGTCAAAAAAATTGCTGACTAATCTAAAGTCTGTTGTTGAGAATAGCTAGGCTGCACCATTGTTAAACGGCATTAAAAAATGTTACTGAGACTCTGATTTCAGAGTAACTATTTCTCAAGAAGTGGTTACTATTGAGATAAGTGAATCACTAGTATAAGACGGTGTAAATAAACCCAGTGCTACCAGAATCCGTAGTTCATTGAAGATGCGGATGATCTATCTCTAGGTAAGTTTATACCGTCATGTACTAGAAAGATTTTGTCTCTCAAAAGAGCCTAGACAGCTTCTAGTAATCATCGATTGTATCACTGAATCCATTAAATTCGTTTAGGAGTAAATGATGATTTCACTACAAAATGTTGGTAGATTTTTCCTCAACATAGGTTTAGTTGTAATGCTAACAATGGTCATGGCATTTAGTGTTGCATCTGCCAATAGTTGGGCTACAACATCACTCACAAAATTGATGAGCCAACCGCAGACTCATATTGCCGCAATGAATCGAGCAGAAGAAATTACGAAGAACATTGGAGACAAAGCACAAGCGGTTATGGACAAGATGGGAGGTGATTCTAAAGATCAGAGTATGGGAGGAAGCAAAGAATTGGAAGCAAAAACTGAAACAGCAATCAATAACAGTATTGAGAACCCTAACTATCAACCTGGAGGCAAAATCCAGAAAGCAGAAAACCAAGCAAATGAGTCAGCAGCAGATATAAAATCTGGGGTTCGTGAGGCTTTCAAATAAAGACCTATTTCTCATGCCATGGCTTCTTTATAGACCAGTAAATGATTTGTACAGGGCGGTTGAAATAGACGGGATACAACTGAGTTTGTGACTATTCAAAGAAGCCAGGTATAGCGGTTCTCGGTGGAGTGCAGTATACTCCTATTCCTGAAGCTTTTTCCAGTCAAGAATCGACTGTACTTCACCAGCTTAATAGCCGCCATATCTTATCCTCAGTCATATTTCACTATCGATCTCAATTGCTAGGGTTATGTTTCTCAAAAGTGATATCAACATCCAGCAATTTATCATCCATTGGCCGTTAGATCTATCAAATACATCTTGGAGTTTAAATATGAGCTTACTTCGACGGCTTCGCAACCTATTTCTCAGCATGAGTTTTGCTGTAACCTTCGCAACTATTATGGCTTTTAGCTTTGGTTCATTAGAAGGCTGGGCTGCAACGTTACCCACGCAACTTATCAGTCAACCACAGACTCATATTGCAACAATGAATCAAGTTGAGGCAATCTCGAAAAATATTGAAGGTAAAGCTCAAGCAGCGATCGGAAATATAACAGGTAATCCTAAAGATCAGATAATCGGAAAAGCAAAGCAAGTCGAAAGTCAGATTCGAAATGTAACAGAGGATAAGAACGAAAAGATTAATTTAAGAGGGAGGACAAAGGCGGTAACAAAAAATATTGAAGGCACAGTTAAGGAAGCAAGAGGTCAGGTTACTGGTAACCGCAAAGACCAGGTCTCAGGAAAAGCTAACAAAATCGAAAGCCAAATTATCAATACAGTAGAAGATGTGAAAGATAAAGTTCAAGATATCCTTAATTAAGGATCTTAGGATTGACTTAGTGGATATAACCAACATTTACACTGACAGAGTTTTGATTACCTTTATCTGAATAGGAGAGAAACATATGCCGAATATCATCTGGACTGTTGCTGTTGTACTTGTCATTCTTTGGTTACTAGGTTTCTCAATTCACATAGGCGGCAGCTTAATCCACCTACTCTTAGTTTTGGCACTGATTGGGATTGTGTACAACTTATTTGTAGGGCGACGATTGATCTAATAACCGTTGTGGCTTGGTTGCAAGTAAAAACTCTAAATTGCAAACAAGCCACGATATCTAACTCAATTTTAATATCACAAGTTTTCCGACTTGTCGTGTAGTTGCCAATCATCTAACTCACAAAATATAACACTAATAAGCAGTTTAAAAATCACTTCATACCTTACCTGAAGTGATTTTTAAGAAAAATTAAAATTCACTTCGGTCAAAGTTTTCCTGGATTAAAAGCAGCTTCAAATCCTCTAATCAGGAGGCAGTATGTCTGAGCTTAATGGTGTCATGATGCAATATTTCCACTGGTATTACTCCTCGGATGGAAGCCTATGGAAGCAAGTTGAAGAGAAAGCGGAAGACTTAAGAAATGCTGGTGTTACCTCTCTTTACTTGCCTCCCGCTTGCAAGGGAGCCGCAGGCGGCTACGATGTAGGGTATGGAGTATACGACTTATTTGACCTTGGTGAGTTTGATCAAAAAGGCTCAATTCGGACAAAGTACGGCACAAAGCAAGAATATATTAATGCAATTAAAAAGGCACAAAGTCTTGGGATCAGAGTCTACGCAGATCTCGTTTTTAATCACAAGTTGGGTGCTGACGAAGAAGAGGAAATGGAGGCAACACCTTTCAATCCTGACAATCGTAATGACACTGTAGGCGAATATCAAACAATCAAGGCCTGGACGGGGTTTACTTTTCCTGGTCGAGGTGAAAAATACTCCAGTATGAAGTGGCACTGGTGGCATTTTGATGCGATTGATTACAATTCTTACAATGCTGACGAGAACGCAATCTATTTATTTAAGGGTAAAGAGTTTGATCGCAACGTTAATTTAGAAAAAGGAAACTTTGATTATTTAATGGGTTGCGATTTAGACATGAGTCACCCTGAAGTGGTTGGAGAGCTGAAATACTGGGGTGAATGGTACATTAATACGACAAATGTAGATGGATTTAGATTTGATGCGGTAAAACATGTTTCTGCTGATTTCTTTCGAGAATGGTTAGAACACATCAGTAAACACGCCGAAAGGGATATTTTTGCAGTGGGTGAGTACTGGTCATACGATGTTGAGGCTCTTAATAGTTTTATCGAAACAACTAACGGCAGAGTCACACTTTTTGACACCCCGCTTCACCAAAACTTTCACATTGCAAGTAATATGGGTAACGATTATGATATGCGCCAGATCTTTGACAATACGCTGGTGCAGCACCAACCTACCCTAGCGGTAACATTTGTAGAAAATCACGACTCTCAACCACTACAAGCTCTAGAGTCTGTTGTTGAATCTTGGTTTAAACCACTTGCCTATGGGTTAATTTTACTGAGAAAGGATGGTTACCCATGCATCTTTTACGCTGATTATTATGGTGCTGACTATAAGGATATAGGAAATGATGGAGAAGAGCATGAGATTTGGATAGATAGCCTTAAGTTCTTGATTGACAAGATGTTATTTGCTCGTAAGACTTTTGCTTACGGTGATCAGTACAATTATTTTGATCACCCTAATACAATTGGCTGGACACGATTGGGGAATGATGAAAAACCCGGTGGAATGGCAATCGTTCTCAGTAATGGTGATGCTGGCAGTAAATACATGGAAGTCGGACAGCCCAACCGTACCTATATCGATATTACCGAGCACAGTGATAAATCCATTGAAACCAACGAAGAAGGGTGGGCAGAGTTTCGATGTGAGGCGGGGTCAATATCGGTTTGGGTTCCAAATTAGCCCATGAAATAGGGTGTTAGATGAATTTTTCATGATGGCGCTAAATAGTACAGCGGATTGCACGTCCATTAGGCACAAGCATATTTTCAAAATTCATTGTTCAGAAAGGGTTTCAGGCTCTCTTCTGTGTTCAGTGCTTGAGCTAGCCGCTGTATATTTGGCGAACTATTGGCTAATTTTTTGTAGTACGATTTGGATGACCATTCAATTTGATTGCTGCGATCCTCAATTTAGAGTTACCCCGACCCGCTTGATTCACGCAAGAGGTCTAAATGTATTCACTTTAGTGGTGCAG
This genomic interval carries:
- a CDS encoding CsbD family protein, which encodes MGLDDRAKATAQNIEGKIQEAAGDLTGDPKAQAEGKAKQAEAKVHHTVEDVKDEVKKIAD
- a CDS encoding CsbD family protein, with translation MSFAVTFATIMAFSFGSLEGWAATLPTQLISQPQTHIATMNQVEAISKNIEGKAQAAIGNITGNPKDQIIGKAKQVESQIRNVTEDKNEKINLRGRTKAVTKNIEGTVKEARGQVTGNRKDQVSGKANKIESQIINTVEDVKDKVQDILN
- a CDS encoding lmo0937 family membrane protein, with product MPNIIWTVAVVLVILWLLGFSIHIGGSLIHLLLVLALIGIVYNLFVGRRLI
- a CDS encoding alpha-amylase, encoding MSELNGVMMQYFHWYYSSDGSLWKQVEEKAEDLRNAGVTSLYLPPACKGAAGGYDVGYGVYDLFDLGEFDQKGSIRTKYGTKQEYINAIKKAQSLGIRVYADLVFNHKLGADEEEEMEATPFNPDNRNDTVGEYQTIKAWTGFTFPGRGEKYSSMKWHWWHFDAIDYNSYNADENAIYLFKGKEFDRNVNLEKGNFDYLMGCDLDMSHPEVVGELKYWGEWYINTTNVDGFRFDAVKHVSADFFREWLEHISKHAERDIFAVGEYWSYDVEALNSFIETTNGRVTLFDTPLHQNFHIASNMGNDYDMRQIFDNTLVQHQPTLAVTFVENHDSQPLQALESVVESWFKPLAYGLILLRKDGYPCIFYADYYGADYKDIGNDGEEHEIWIDSLKFLIDKMLFARKTFAYGDQYNYFDHPNTIGWTRLGNDEKPGGMAIVLSNGDAGSKYMEVGQPNRTYIDITEHSDKSIETNEEGWAEFRCEAGSISVWVPN